One Acidobacteriota bacterium genomic window, GGCGGCGTCAAGGCCGGGGAATGGAGTATTTCTTCATCCAGCGGTAGACGGTGGCCCGGCTGACTCCGAGAATCTCGCCGGCGGATTCCGGATCGCCCCCCGCCTCGTCGAGGGCTTGGCGCAGCTCCTCCCGGCGGCGCTCGTCGCGGGGGCTCCAGCGAGGCTCCAGATCCTTGGTGGACGCCAGGCCGGCGACGCCGGTCGCGCCCCCCTCCACCAGCTCCCGGGGCAGCATGGCGGCGGTGAGCACCTCGCCCCGATGCAGCACCACCGCCTCCTCGATGAGGTTCTCCATCTCCCGCACGTTGCCCGGCCACGGATAGGCTTCGAGCTGCCTCAGGGCCGCGGCGTCGAAGTCCCGAAAGCCTCGCTGATGGCGCTCCGAGGCACGCCGCAGGAAGTGCCGGGCCAGCAGCAGCACGTCCTCCCCACGCTCGCGCAGCGGCGGCAGCCGTAGGCTCACCACCCGCAGGCGGTAGTAGAGATCTTCCCGCAGCCGCCGCTGGCGGATCTCTTCCACCGGGTCGACGTTGGTGGCCGCCAGCACCCGCACGTCCACCGGCCGGCCGCGGCTCGCCCCCACCCTCTGCACCTGATGGTCCTGGAGGAAACGCAGCAGCTTGGCCTGAACCGCGTAATCCATCTCCGCGATCTCATCCAGGAAGAGGGTGCCGCCATCAGCCTGCTCGCAATATCCGGCGTGAGCTTCTCGGGCGCCGGTGAACGCCCCCTTCTCGTGGCCGAAGAGCGCGCTCTCGATGAGCTCGTGGGGGATGGCGGCGGCGTTCACCGCCACGAACGGACCCTCCCGGCGGTTGCTGGCGTTGTGGATGGCCCGCGCCACCAGCTCTTTGCCGGTGCCGGTCTCCCCCAGAATCAACGCCGAGACGTCGGTGGGAGCCACGTTCTCGATGTGCTGGAAGAGCTGGCTCATGGCCCCGCTACGGCCCAGCAGGCCGTGGAAGCGGTCGCGGGCAGCGGCGGGCCCCGCTTGCTCCTGCTCCACCCGGCGGCGCGATAGCTGA contains:
- a CDS encoding sigma-54 dependent transcriptional regulator, translating into TRSTSVEAAVRAMKHGAADYITKPLDYQRLRKAVVSALEVHQLSRRRVEQEQAGPAAARDRFHGLLGRSGAMSQLFQHIENVAPTDVSALILGETGTGKELVARAIHNASNRREGPFVAVNAAAIPHELIESALFGHEKGAFTGAREAHAGYCEQADGGTLFLDEIAEMDYAVQAKLLRFLQDHQVQRVGASRGRPVDVRVLAATNVDPVEEIRQRRLREDLYYRLRVVSLRLPPLRERGEDVLLLARHFLRRASERHQRGFRDFDAAALRQLEAYPWPGNVREMENLIEEAVVLHRGEVLTAAMLPRELVEGGATGVAGLASTKDLEPRWSPRDERRREELRQALDEAGGDPESAGEILGVSRATVYRWMKKYSIPRP